A DNA window from Zonotrichia albicollis isolate bZonAlb1 chromosome 2, bZonAlb1.hap1, whole genome shotgun sequence contains the following coding sequences:
- the LOC141727286 gene encoding carbonyl reductase [NADPH] 1-like has protein sequence MSNVPVAVVTGSNKGIGLAIVRALCRQFPGDVYLTSRDPGRGQAAVAQLQQEGLRPLFHQLDIDDLQSIRALRDFLRDKYGGINVLVNNAGIAFKVHDTTPFAVQAEVTLKTNFFATRNVCTELLPLMKPYGRVVNVSSMVSCSALRGCSQELQQKFRSDTITEEELVQLMTKFVEDTKRGVHEKEGWPNTAYGVSKIGVTVLSRIQARLLDEQRKGDHILLNACCPGWVRTDMAGPKATKSPEEGAETPVYLALLPSSADGPHGQFVSDKTVKPW, from the exons ATGTCCAACGTGCCGGTGGCTGTGGTGACGGGCTCCAACAAGGGCATCGGGCTGGCCATCGTGCGGGCGCTGTGCCGCCAGTTCCCGGGGGATGTGTACCTGACGTCCCGGGACCCCGGGCGCGGGCAGGCCGCcgtggcacagctccagcaggaggggctgcgcCCACTCTTCCACCAGCTGGACATCGACGACCTGCAGAGCATCCGAGCGCTGCGCGACTTCCTCAGGGACAAGTACGGAGGGATCAACGTGCTGGTGAACAACGCCGGCATCGCCTTCAAAG TTCATGACACCACTCCATTTGCAGTCCAAGCTGAGGTTACACTGAAGACAAACTTCTTTGCAACCAGGAATGTTTGCACAGAATTGCTGCCTCTTATGAAGCCCTATG GCCGGGTGGTGAACGTCTCCAGCATGGtgagctgctcagccctgcgaggctgcagccaggagctgcagcagaaattcCGCAGTGACACCATCACTGAggaggagctggtgcagctCATGACCAAATTCGTGGAAGACACCAAGAGAGGGGTCCATGAGAAGGAGGGCTGGCCAAACACCGCCTATGGGGTGTCCAAAATCGGGGTCACTGTCCTGTCCAGGATCCAAGCGCGGCTGCTGGACGAGCAGAGGAAGGGCGACCACATCCTCCTCAatgcctgctgccctggctgggtCAGGACAGACATGGCAGGTCCCAAGGCCACCAAGTCCCCCGAGGAGGGGGCTGAGACCCCCGTGTATTTGGCCCTTCTGCCTTCCAGTGCTGATGGTCCTCATGGCCAATTTGTCAGTGACAAAACTGTCAAACCCTGGTGA